The following are encoded together in the Streptococcus oralis genome:
- a CDS encoding ABC transporter ATP-binding protein: MAHENVIEMRDITKVFGEFVANDKINLQLRKGEIHALLGENGAGKSTLMNMLAGLLEPTSGEIVVNGQVVKLDSPSKAAGLGIGMVHQHFMLVEAFTVAENIILGSEVTKNGVLDIAGATKEIKALSERYGLAVDPAAKVADISVGAQQRVEILKTLYRGADILIFDEPTAVLTPSEIDELMAIMKNLVKEGKSIILITHKLDEIRAVSNRVTVIRRGKSIQTVEIAGATNADLAEMMVGRSVSFKTEKQAPQPKEVVLSIKDLVVNENRGVPAVKNLSLDVRAGEIVGIAGIDGNGQSELIQAITGLRKIESGSVELKGKSIVGMHPRQITELSVGHVPEDRHRDGLILEMMISENIALQTYYKEPLSKNGILNYANITSHAKKLMEEFDVRAASEFVPAAALSGGNQQKAIIAREIDRDPDLLIVSQPTLGLDVGAIEYIHKRLIEERDNGKAVLVVSFELDEILNVSDRIAVIHDGKIQGIVSPETTNKQELGVLMAGGNLGKEKSDV, translated from the coding sequence ATGGCACACGAAAATGTCATTGAGATGCGGGATATTACCAAGGTGTTTGGTGAATTTGTAGCAAACGACAAAATCAACTTGCAACTGCGAAAAGGTGAAATCCATGCACTTTTAGGAGAAAATGGAGCGGGTAAATCCACTCTGATGAATATGCTGGCAGGACTTCTTGAACCAACGAGTGGTGAAATTGTGGTGAATGGTCAGGTTGTAAAACTAGACTCACCATCTAAAGCCGCTGGTCTTGGAATTGGGATGGTTCACCAACATTTCATGTTGGTTGAGGCTTTTACAGTAGCTGAGAATATCATTTTAGGAAGTGAAGTCACTAAAAATGGTGTTCTAGATATAGCTGGTGCTACTAAAGAAATTAAGGCTCTTTCTGAACGTTATGGTTTGGCAGTGGATCCAGCTGCTAAGGTGGCGGATATTTCCGTTGGTGCCCAACAACGTGTAGAGATCTTGAAAACACTCTATCGTGGTGCTGATATCCTTATCTTTGACGAACCTACAGCCGTATTGACTCCTTCAGAGATTGATGAGTTGATGGCAATCATGAAAAACCTTGTCAAAGAAGGGAAGTCTATCATTTTGATTACCCATAAACTGGATGAGATTCGTGCGGTATCCAATCGAGTGACGGTTATCCGTCGTGGGAAATCAATCCAGACAGTTGAAATCGCAGGGGCAACAAATGCGGACTTGGCAGAAATGATGGTTGGACGCTCAGTCTCCTTTAAAACGGAAAAACAAGCACCACAACCCAAAGAAGTGGTCTTGTCTATCAAAGACTTGGTTGTCAATGAAAACCGCGGTGTACCAGCTGTGAAGAATCTTTCTTTGGATGTTCGTGCTGGGGAGATTGTCGGTATTGCAGGTATTGATGGCAATGGTCAATCTGAACTCATTCAAGCCATTACAGGTCTTCGTAAGATTGAGTCAGGTAGCGTTGAATTAAAAGGCAAATCAATCGTAGGGATGCATCCTCGACAAATTACAGAACTAAGCGTGGGGCACGTTCCTGAGGACCGTCACCGTGATGGCTTGATTTTGGAGATGATGATTTCAGAAAATATCGCTCTTCAAACCTACTACAAAGAACCACTCAGCAAGAATGGTATCTTAAACTATGCAAATATCACTTCACATGCTAAGAAATTGATGGAAGAATTTGACGTCCGTGCGGCAAGCGAATTTGTTCCAGCAGCAGCTCTTTCAGGAGGAAATCAACAAAAAGCGATTATCGCTCGTGAGATTGATCGAGATCCTGATCTCCTTATCGTCAGCCAGCCAACTCTTGGTTTGGATGTCGGTGCCATTGAATATATCCACAAACGTTTGATTGAAGAGCGTGATAACGGGAAGGCTGTCCTTGTTGTCAGCTTTGAATTGGATGAGATTTTAAATGTCTCAGACCGAATTGCTGTTATTCACGATGGTAAAATTCAAGGTATTGTATCGCCAGAAACAACTAACAAACAAGAACTTGGTGTCTTGATGGCAGGTGGAAACTTGGGAAAGGAGAAGAGTGATGTCTAA
- a CDS encoding ABC transporter permease → MSKKLQQISVPLISVFLGILLGAIVMWIFGYDAIWGYEELFYTAFGSLRGVGEIFRAMGPLVLIGLGFAVASRAGFFNVGLPGQALAGWILSGWFALSNPDMPRLVLIPLTVIIALIAGGIVGAIPGILRAYLGTSEVIVTIMMNYIVLYVGNAFIHAFPKDIMQSTDSTIRVSANATYQTPWLSELTGNSRMNIGIFFAIIAVAVIWFLLKKTTLGFEIRAVGLNPHASEYAGISAKRTIILSMIISGALAGLGGAVEGLGTFQNVYVQGSSLAIGFNGMAVSLLAGNSPIGILFAAFLFGVLQVGAPGMNAAQVPSELVSIVTASIIFFVSVHYIIERFVKPKKQVKGGK, encoded by the coding sequence ATGTCTAAAAAATTACAACAAATTTCGGTTCCCTTGATTTCCGTATTCTTAGGAATCTTGCTCGGAGCCATTGTCATGTGGATCTTCGGATATGATGCTATCTGGGGTTATGAGGAGTTGTTCTATACAGCTTTCGGTAGTCTTCGTGGAGTTGGTGAAATTTTCCGTGCCATGGGTCCTCTTGTCTTGATAGGTCTTGGTTTCGCAGTTGCCAGTCGAGCAGGTTTCTTTAACGTTGGACTTCCTGGTCAAGCACTTGCAGGCTGGATTCTCAGTGGTTGGTTTGCCTTGTCAAATCCAGATATGCCTCGTCTCGTTTTGATTCCATTGACAGTGATCATTGCTTTGATCGCAGGTGGAATTGTTGGTGCGATTCCAGGTATCCTCAGAGCCTATCTCGGTACGTCAGAGGTTATCGTGACCATCATGATGAACTACATTGTATTGTATGTGGGAAATGCCTTTATTCATGCCTTTCCGAAAGATATTATGCAAAGTACAGACTCAACGATTCGTGTTAGTGCCAATGCTACTTACCAGACACCATGGTTATCAGAGTTGACTGGAAATTCCCGTATGAATATTGGAATCTTCTTTGCAATCATTGCTGTAGCTGTGATTTGGTTCTTGCTCAAGAAAACGACTCTCGGTTTTGAAATTCGTGCAGTTGGTCTTAATCCCCATGCTTCAGAGTACGCTGGTATTTCAGCAAAACGTACAATCATTCTATCAATGATTATCTCTGGTGCCTTGGCTGGTCTTGGTGGGGCGGTAGAAGGTCTTGGAACCTTCCAAAACGTTTACGTTCAGGGATCATCATTAGCTATCGGATTTAACGGGATGGCAGTTAGTTTGCTTGCTGGAAATTCACCAATTGGAATTCTCTTTGCAGCCTTCTTATTTGGTGTTCTACAAGTTGGTGCACCGGGTATGAACGCAGCGCAAGTTCCGTCTGAGCTTGTCAGCATTGTAACAGCGTCTATTATCTTCTTTGTCAGCGTTCACTACATTATCGAACGCTTTGTCAAACCTAAAAAACAAGTTAAAGGAGGTAAGTAA
- the plsY gene encoding glycerol-3-phosphate 1-O-acyltransferase PlsY yields the protein MMTFVLLILAYLLGSIPSGLWIGQIFFQTNLREHGSGNTGTTNTFRILGKKAGMATFVIDFFKGTLATLLPILFHLQGVSPLVFGLLAVIGHTFPIFAEFKGGKAVATSAGVIFGFAPVFCFYLAIVFFGSLYLGSMISLSSVTASIAAVIGVLLFPLFGFILSSYDPLFILIILALASLIIIRHKDNIIRIKNKTENLVPWGLNLTHQNPNK from the coding sequence ATGATGACATTTGTATTATTAATTTTAGCTTATCTGCTAGGTTCGATTCCGTCTGGTCTTTGGATTGGACAAATCTTCTTTCAAACAAATCTGCGTGAACATGGTTCTGGAAACACCGGAACAACCAATACTTTCCGAATTTTAGGTAAGAAAGCGGGTATGGCAACCTTTGTGATTGATTTCTTTAAAGGAACCTTGGCCACTCTCCTTCCAATCCTTTTCCACCTTCAAGGTGTATCACCTCTTGTCTTTGGTCTTTTGGCCGTAATTGGACATACCTTTCCTATCTTTGCAGAATTTAAAGGTGGCAAGGCTGTCGCAACCAGTGCTGGAGTGATTTTCGGATTTGCGCCTGTTTTCTGTTTTTATCTAGCAATCGTATTCTTTGGAAGCCTCTATCTAGGTAGTATGATTTCACTATCAAGCGTTACTGCTTCTATTGCAGCCGTTATCGGAGTTCTCCTATTTCCACTATTTGGATTTATCCTGAGTAGCTATGACCCTCTCTTCATTCTGATTATCCTAGCACTTGCTAGCTTGATTATCATTCGTCACAAGGATAATATCATACGTATCAAAAATAAAACTGAAAATCTTGTCCCTTGGGGATTGAACCTAACCCATCAAAATCCTAATAAATAA
- the parE gene encoding DNA topoisomerase IV subunit B, giving the protein MSKKEININNYNDDAIQVLEGLDAVRKRPGMYIGSTDGAGLHHLVWEIVDNAVDEALSGFGDRIDVTINKDGSLTVQDHGRGMPTGMHAMGIPTVEVIFTILHAGGKFGQGGYKTSGGLHGVGSSVVNALSSWLEVEITRDGTVYKQRFENGGKPVTTLKKIGTAPKSKTGTKVTFMPDATIFSTTDFKYNTISERLNESAFLLKNVTLSLTDKRTDEAIEFHYENGVQDFVSYLNEDKETLTPVLYFEGEDNGFQVEIALQYNDGFSDNILSFVNNVRTKDGGTHETGLKSAITKVMNDYARKTGLLKEKDKNLEGSDYREGLAAVLSILVPEEHLQFEGQTKDKLGSPLARPVVDGIVADKLTFFLMENGELASNLIRKAIKARDAREAARKARDESRNGKKNKKDKGLLSGKLTPAQSKNPAKNELYLVEGDSAGGSAKQGRDRKFQAILPLRGKVINTAKAKMADILKNEEINTMIYTIGAGVGADFSLEDANYDKIIIMTDADTDGAHIQTLLLTFFYRYMRPLVEAGHVYIALPPLYKMSKGKGKKEEVAYAWTDGELEELRKQFGKGATLQRYKGLGEMNADQLWETTMNPETRTLIRVTIEDLARAERRVNVLMGDKVEPRRKWIEDNVKFTLEEATVF; this is encoded by the coding sequence GTGTCAAAAAAGGAAATCAATATTAATAACTACAATGATGACGCCATTCAGGTGCTAGAAGGGTTGGATGCGGTCCGTAAACGTCCAGGGATGTACATTGGATCGACCGACGGAGCAGGTCTCCATCACCTAGTCTGGGAAATCGTGGATAATGCGGTTGACGAAGCCTTGTCTGGATTTGGTGATCGCATCGATGTGACGATTAATAAGGACGGGAGTTTAACGGTTCAAGACCACGGACGTGGGATGCCAACGGGAATGCACGCCATGGGAATTCCAACTGTTGAAGTTATCTTTACCATTCTCCACGCTGGAGGGAAATTCGGTCAAGGTGGCTATAAGACATCTGGAGGTCTTCACGGAGTCGGTTCTTCGGTTGTTAATGCCCTCTCAAGTTGGTTGGAAGTTGAAATTACCCGTGACGGTACAGTCTACAAGCAACGTTTTGAAAATGGCGGGAAACCCGTCACAACCTTGAAGAAAATTGGTACAGCACCCAAGTCTAAGACCGGTACCAAAGTCACTTTCATGCCTGACGCGACGATTTTCTCTACGACTGACTTCAAATACAATACCATTTCAGAACGACTCAATGAGTCAGCCTTTCTCTTAAAAAATGTGACCTTGTCTTTAACAGATAAGCGAACAGATGAAGCAATCGAATTCCATTATGAGAACGGGGTACAAGACTTTGTTTCTTACCTCAATGAAGACAAGGAAACCTTGACGCCAGTCCTATACTTTGAAGGCGAAGACAATGGTTTCCAAGTGGAGATTGCCCTCCAGTACAATGATGGATTTTCAGATAACATTCTATCCTTTGTCAATAACGTTCGTACTAAAGATGGTGGAACACATGAGACAGGACTCAAGTCTGCCATTACCAAGGTTATGAATGACTATGCGCGCAAGACAGGACTTCTCAAGGAAAAAGATAAAAACCTTGAAGGGTCAGACTACCGCGAGGGACTAGCAGCCGTTCTTTCTATTCTCGTTCCTGAAGAACACCTCCAGTTTGAGGGTCAGACCAAGGATAAACTGGGGAGTCCACTAGCTCGTCCGGTTGTGGATGGAATTGTGGCTGATAAGTTGACCTTCTTCCTTATGGAAAATGGAGAATTGGCTTCCAATCTCATTCGCAAGGCTATCAAGGCGCGTGATGCTCGTGAGGCAGCTCGCAAAGCGCGTGATGAGAGCCGAAATGGTAAGAAAAATAAAAAAGACAAGGGCTTGCTTTCTGGTAAATTGACTCCAGCCCAGTCTAAAAACCCTGCAAAGAATGAACTCTACCTAGTCGAAGGAGATTCTGCCGGTGGTTCTGCCAAGCAAGGTCGTGACCGTAAATTCCAAGCTATCTTGCCTCTTCGTGGCAAGGTTATCAATACAGCCAAGGCTAAGATGGCGGATATCCTCAAAAATGAAGAAATCAATACCATGATTTATACCATCGGTGCTGGTGTTGGAGCAGATTTCTCACTTGAAGATGCCAACTATGACAAGATTATTATCATGACCGATGCCGACACCGACGGTGCCCATATCCAAACTCTTCTTTTAACATTCTTCTACCGTTATATGCGTCCGCTAGTTGAGGCAGGCCATGTCTATATCGCCCTTCCTCCACTTTACAAGATGTCCAAAGGGAAAGGTAAGAAAGAAGAAGTGGCCTATGCTTGGACGGATGGTGAGTTAGAAGAACTTCGCAAGCAGTTCGGTAAAGGCGCTACGCTCCAACGCTATAAAGGTCTTGGTGAGATGAATGCAGACCAACTCTGGGAAACAACCATGAACCCAGAAACGCGTACCCTCATCCGTGTCACTATCGAAGACCTAGCACGCGCTGAACGTCGCGTCAATGTCCTTATGGGAGATAAGGTCGAACCACGCCGTAAGTGGATTGAGGATAATGTCAAGTTTACGCTTGAGGAAGCGACTGTGTTTTAA